From Ailuropoda melanoleuca isolate Jingjing unplaced genomic scaffold, ASM200744v2 unplaced-scaffold6751, whole genome shotgun sequence, one genomic window encodes:
- the LOC117800288 gene encoding LOW QUALITY PROTEIN: olfactory receptor 11H6-like (The sequence of the model RefSeq protein was modified relative to this genomic sequence to represent the inferred CDS: inserted 2 bases in 1 codon; substituted 1 base at 1 genomic stop codon) yields MKSYSWGTGYDDDSFVVLTETSLFVTLSKKEFGVFRKNQHTPLNCSNQVISMSSKPKNVSSTEATNSVSCFILMGFPSSPEMQLLYFGLFSVVYILTLMGNTVIVYAVLWDRHLHTPMYIFLGNFSLLEICYVTTTIPNMLANFLSTSKSISFVSCFTQFYFFFSFGCDEGFFLCIMAFDRYLAICHPLHYPXAMGKQLYTRLVIFGXSGGLILLLTPVVLISQLPFCGPNTINHFLCDPVPLMMLSCSEDTITQLIYSTFNAIFMIGTFLFILCSYALVILTVLWMPSWAGKHKAFSTCASHLAVVILFFGSIMVMYISPGSGHPVQVQKIVTLFYSVITPLCNPLIYSLRNKEMKTALRKVFGTEISAHKI; encoded by the exons atgaaatcatactcTTGGGGAACAGGTTatgatgatgacagctttgtagtTTTAACAGAAACCTCACTGTTTGTTACTTTatcaaaaaaagaatttggtgTTTTCAGGAAGAACCAGCATACTCCGTTAAATTGCAGTAACCAAGTCATCTCCATGTCTTCCAAACCAAAGAATGTGTCCAGCACAGAAGCCACCAACTCCGTTAGCTGCTTCATCCTCATGGGCTTTCCCTCAAGCCCAGAAATGCAGCTCCTCTACTTTGGACTCTTCTCAGTAGTCTACATCCTGACTCTGATGGGGAATACGGTCATTGTCTATGCTGTGCTGTGGGACCGGCATCTTCACACCCCCATGTACATCTTCTTGGGAAATTTCTCTCTCCTAGAAATATGTTATGTCACCACGACCATCCCCAATATGTTGGCCAATTTCCTGTCCACAAGCAAGTCTATCTCCTTCGTGAGCTGTTTCACACAGTTCtacttcttcttctcttttgggTGTGATGAGGGCTTCTTCCTTTGCATCATGGCCTTTGACAGGTACCTTGCCATCTGTCATCCTCTACATTACCC TGCAATGGGTAAACAGCTGTACACCAGACTTGTCATCTTCGGATAGTCGGGTGGGCTCATCCTCTTACTAACCCCAGTTGTTCTCATTTCACAGTTGCCCTTCTGTGGCCCAAATACCATCAACCATTTTTTGTGTGACCCTGTCCCACTGATGATGCTGTCTTGTTCTGAAGACACCATAACTCAGCTCATTTATTCTACTTTCAATGCTATTTTCATGATTGGGACcttcctctttattctttgctCCTATGCTCTGGTGATTCTGACTGTACTGTGGATGCCCTCATGGGCTGGCAAACACAAGGCTTTCTCCACTTGTGCTTCTCATTTGGCTGTTGTCATTCTGTTTTTTGGCTCTATTATGGTGATGTATATTAGTCCTGGATCAGGACACCCTGTGCAAGTGCAGAAAATTGTGACCTTATTTTATTCTGTGATAACACCCCTCTGCAATCCTCTAATATATAGCCTCAGGAACAAGGAGATGAAGACTGCCTTAAGGAAAGTCTTTGGGACTGAAATATCTGcccataaaatataa